The following nucleotide sequence is from Zea mays cultivar B73 chromosome 1, Zm-B73-REFERENCE-NAM-5.0, whole genome shotgun sequence.
TGGTTGCTGGGTGTAATGATAAGGTGGTAGGGATGCTGTGGTGGAGGATTGGTAGGGTTGGTGCGGGGGTAATTCACTCGACAGGTTAGCGCAGCTGTGTGGAACGGCAGCGGTTCTGGCTGCAGGAAATGGGAGGAGGACAAGACGGAGGCTGCCAATGGAGATAGGGGGAGGTGAGTAGGCAGAGCCCTGGGGTCCTCCTTGGGGCGTGGACGCGTGGTTGTAGGAAGAATATGATGGTTGGATGAAAAGGGCAAAAGGTAAAAGAAAGGAGAGCCCCTGGATGGAATATTCTAATAAGATCCAATGTCCCAAAATTTGAGTATGGGTAGACAGGTGGTAGAGATCAACACATAGATATCCACTAGGTGCACCCTAGAAAAGCTTGTCACCAAGGTCATCATGTGAATTCTTCACATTGGTGCTTTGTTCACTAGTATGAGTTTTTTTTTTGCTTTAAAAAATCCTTTTTTATATATTTCTCTTTGCGTTATTGACTTACCGTATGTCTGCCAGTTTTGGTGCATTGCAAGATACTGTTTTTTTTTCTTATCAAATGTTCATTTGTTCTTCATACAATTATTCTTGGTTCAGGTGTGAAGGGTTCTCTACTTATCCAAGGACATATGACCTTATACATTCTAATGGCATCTTCAGCTTGTACCAAAACAAGTAAGCATGTGGCATCTGTAAATTTGCAGTGGGACAAGTTTGTGAATAAAATAAAACTTCCTAACTAATATCTGTGTTCTTGAACAGATGTCAGTTTGAAGATATACTCCTGGAAATGGACAGAATCTTACGGCCGGAGGGTGCAGTCATAATTCGTGACAAGGTTGATGTTCTTGTAAAAGTGGAGAAAATAGCCAATGCCATGAGGTGGAAGACAAGATTGGCTGATCATGAGGGTGGCCCTCTTGTACCTGAGAAGATACTCTTCGCGGTCAAGCAATACTGGACCGTTGCAAAAACAAGCAGCTAACATTATTCGTATTTTATTTTTTTCTCCAGTCACAGGTAACTTGGTCCCTGGATGTGTTTATTGGGGGGAAAATCTGCCGGTTTGAAAATCATCATCCCATGTTTGTTACTAAAAATAGAAAACGAGCTTACAATCACCCTGGAGGATGGTAAGTTATGCGGGACCTAGTTGTGAACTTGTGATTTGGTTATTCCACTGTTGCAGAGATGCAGAAGACATGCCAAAAGGATCAATTGGCCTTGCACTAGTGACTCATATAGTCATATCTGATCGGACAGATGCAGCTGCTTATAATTGGAACCCTGCAGCAGTCCAGGAAGTTATGAACTAGCAGTGGACTTACAGTTTTGTATAGGATACTCATTTACCTCTACACGCACCTCTTTTTTGTTGTTGTATCTCAGAATCCCATCAAATGGATTGCATGTGGACCTATAAGGTCTTTTTCGGTGTTAAATATTGCATAATTCACCATAGGATGATTCGTGTGGTAGGTTTATTTGTAATAAACTCGAAGGAATAACTGTGATGGTGTACAGAACAAAGGACACAAGATTTAAATATATTCATGCAGCCAAATCGTTGTACTCTATGACATGTTGGGGTGATTGATGATTGTATTGCATATAGATGAGCTGATGTCGTAAGGTGGTGTCATGAGTTGTCTTTATATGTATACTAGgtggatgcccgtgcgttgcaacggaaacatatcgtCGGGATAGGGAACATGACTCCTACCAATCTGGTATCAAAGGTCTCGACGATCATGAGCTTTGCCGCTGCCCCCAGGCAGCAGCCACTGCCAGTATCAGGCGGCCCCCTAGCAACGTCCAGCGCGCTAGTCACAGCCCCTGTTTCGTCGGGAGCCATGATGTTTCGCCGATAATCCCCCAAATACCCAGCCTCCTTGTCGGGCAGCGCCACTGGAGGCATGGCGGCCCCGTAGCCGATGGCGGCCACATCTTCTAGGTGGAGTACGCTCTTGAGACCGTCTGCGGCACGAACACCGTTGTCCTCCATTCCCCTGTTCACCAAATTAGTCCTAATAAGTCCAGTCTATATAAAGACATTCAAGAAGACAGCGAAGCAGTTCCCTGCCTGATGctgtcctagctagctgcctacaATCTAGGAATCTGTCTGTCTACATATCACTGTTGGTGCATGTGTGTGCCCGGCTGGCGGTGTTGTTCCGTGGCCGGTGAGCGGCAGGGACGAGGGACCTGCATGTGCGGCGTTTGGCGGTTCCCACGCTCCAAATTGCTGGTCGGGGACTCGTTCCTCACATCACGGGCAGGGACTGCGGAGGGCGGATGGGGATTGCGGAGTTCGTGGCGGGAACTGCGGCGGGCGGGCGGATCGCGGCTGTCGTGTCTGACGGGGTAGGGAGACGGGGGCAGTCTACATTGCTCGTAGAGATTTTTGGAGGAACCATTATTGAGAGGCCGTTGTCTTTTGCAGAGAGCTACTAACCGTACAATGGATGTGATGTTTGCCAGCAGCAAATCTCGTGTTGCTGCTCTTGTTTTGGTAGAGCACCTGCTGCTGCCGACGATGCAAGGTTTCTGATCCTGTGTGGGATCTAGCCATGAGCTGGTTGGTTTCTGCTGCTACCAAGCTTGGCATTTTAGACTTCTTGGGCTGCACTAATGCACAAGATGGCAACGATCTGGGCACAACTTTCTTCTCATGAGTAGACTTGGGCGTCATCAGGTAGCTGTTCGCCAAGTGTTGTGCCGACTGGCTCAAAGATGCCTGCTCAGTACTGGACATGGACACCACAAATTGGTTGTTCTTTTGGAAATTATCCTTGACTGCATTCTTCAGCTCATCGGTAGAACTGCTTAACTGCTGTGTTAATCCATTGTCCTGCACCTGGCAAGTGATGTCCTGCGCCTGGTAGCCTGATATAAATCACTCAGCATCTGGCAAGTGATGAGGACAGGAGATCATCTGCCCATTAACTACTTTGACTGCCAGTCTGCGATCTAATGTCTGAACACCTGACTACCTTGGCTGCCATTTGTCACTTATAAAAATATGTGACGATCCTGAATAAATGAGAATGAGGAGCTCATGTTGCTGGACAGTACCTCGAAGATGCAGTGTAGTAGCTGTGTCCACTTCCGACCATGCATTTTCAATTCCTCATCATAGCAGCAACCGCAAGGTGGCGACGAGCAAGCATTCGCCTCTGTGCACCCATCAGAGTCTGCAAAATCCACAGGCACACATAACACAGGTCGACAACTTTCTACTGGCAGTACTTCGTTGATGAGTTCCTGCTCCCATTTGTACTGCTTCATTTGATTCTCTTCAAGCTCAGAGTGAGTTAGAACATACTGATTGTAGTTACCAGTGTATAACTTGAGAACCTCATAAACCCCTATGGTGAAAGACGACCATGGGATTGGACGTAAATTAGCACGGCCACACCCAAACTCACAGTGCAAATGTGGTGGTGGCCAAGGTTGCCGATGTGGAACTGCATCCCAGCTGAAAGCACTGTGTATGAGGTTGAAGCAATTCATCAAACACCTGTTGGGCGTAGTGGCGAGAACCTCGTCCTCCTTGCTCATTTGTGTGTACGATCGCATACACAGCTAACAGCGCCACCGCCGCAGCCGCCGTAGCGGGGGAAGGGCACGAAGCCGGCCTTGATGGAGCCGACAGCGACCTCCAGGTCGTCGTAGTGCGCCGCGACGTCGGCCACCGTCCTCCCGGGCAGCACCGCGGCCACGCGCTCCCACCGGTCCGCCGCGCGGAGATGGACGAGCAGCATCCCGGCGCCCAGAACGAGCGGCTCGCCGGCCTCCGAGTTCGAGCGACCTGCGAGGCACGGGCCATACGAGGAAAGCGGTTACACTCGGCGAGGTGTGCGCGCGGCGAGAGAGCTCACCGGGGTCGATCGGATCTCTTGGCCGGGACTGCGGTGGGGCGGGGGAAGAGGGTTCGCCGACGAACGGAGCCGGGCGCGGGGTGCTGCTACGGCGACgtcgaggatgaggaggaggaagaggagcCGCGGGcgggagagggggggggggcgctgGATCCGCGGGCGGTCCGCCGCGCGGAGATGGACGAGCAGCATCCCGGCGCCCAGCACGAGCGGCTCGCCGGTCTCCGAGTCCGAGCGACCTGCGAGGCACGGGCCATACGAGGAAAGCGGTTACACTCGGCGAGGTGTGCGCGCGGCGAGAGAGCTCACCGGGGTCGGCCGGATCTCTTGGCCGGGACTGAGGTGGGGCGGGGGAAGTGGGTTCGCCGACGAACGGAGCCAGGCGCGAGGTGCTGCTACGGCGACGTCGAGGATGAGGagccgcgggggggggggggggggtgaatcgcGGCAGGGGGGCGTGCGCGGGTTTCGCGGCGTGGGCTGGTTAGGGCGGGGATAGTCTACACTTTgctcttaatagttgtagagattAAAAAAATCAGACATTGGTTCCCTCCGGGGCAAAATGAGACCAGCGGCACCACCGTGCCAACTTTCCCAACCCAAACTCAGACGCGTCCCCCAGTCCCCACCTCCGTCGCCGATGACACCGCGCGCCccgcagcttcggcaccacccgcCGCACCTCCTCCTCGCCGAGGCCGTTGCCTCCTGGCACCCCTTCCACAAGAAGCCCTGTCGCTCGGACCGCTCCACCGCTCCCCCTTCCTCGGCCCGCCTCCCTGATGCGGAGACTCCGACGCCTGCCCCCTCGGGGGGCGCTAGCGGCGGATCCTTCCGGTGGTTCGGGCTCCGCAAGCGACGCCGCCGCGGTGCGGGCTCGCGGTCCGTGTCCGGCCGCAGCAGCGACCGCCGGAGATCTGGCACGTGCTCCGACTTCCATTTCACGTGCGGcgccgatggtggtggtggcggcggcggcgccactGACTCCAGTGGGGAGATGTGGGCGTCAGATGTCGGGGAGGTGCGGATGAGGGACGTGTCGATGGCGACGGAGTTCGGCCCGGCGCCCGTTAGCGGGGTTGGTGTCGGAGGTGGTGGGGTCGGCGCTGCAGCGGAGGCAGCGGCCACCGATTCTGGGTACGGGAGCGAACCTGGGTACCGTGGAGACGTGGAGCTGGGATACAGAGATGAAATGGACGAAGAAGATGAGGATGGGAGGCAACAGCTGTTCTGGGACGAGGTGATTGGAGGTGATAAGCGTCTTTGAATTCAATTACTTGGATAGTCACTGCCTTTTAGTATCCTCGACTCGCGGGCGGGCGGTGAAtcgcggcggggggggggggtttcGCGGCGTGGGCTGGTTAGGGCGGAGGCAGTCTACACTTTgctcttaatagttgtagagattTTATTAGATCTCTCATCTTTCAGGAGGGTCCTCACCTCTCTTTATGTATGCAGGGGCTAGAGCTACAAGGCGATTATATATTATAGATCTAATCAGGCTATAATTTACGTATAAATCCATAACCAAGTAGAACTTCATTTTGTATTTATGAGGAATACGTCTTTTTGCACCGCATGTCTTTCATGACGTGCGCTCATGCAAGAGTCGAATGTTTAGCTTTCATGTGCTCAAGAAATCGTATGTGATATAGTTCTCATGGCCTTCCTATTTGACCTTGGTTACTATATACTGAGATCAcaatgtttttttttctttttttttctttgttcCGTTTGGTATAATAATAAGGATACATGTTCAATAGTTTCTCACgccttcttttttttctttgttcCGTTTGCACcgcatgtctccttcatgttccgGAGTCTAACGGTTGGGCCTAACTAATAAGTAGAGGAGGCAAGAACGCCCGCTGGGCCGCGGCCCATTAACGTAGCACCAGACGGATGCAGCAGCCAAGCGCTCGCACGGCACGGGGGATGCAGTGCGTTCAGCTTCATCCGTTTTCAGTTAGTCCCACCTCGCCCAGCCAAAGCAGCACGGAGGCGCGCGCTCGCTACATAAGGAGACGGAGGCCGGCTGTAGAAATCATACCTTTCTCGGCCTTTTGGCTAAGATCAAGTGTAGTATCTGTTCTTATCAGTTTAATATCTGATATGTGGACTATGTGTCCACTtcgatattaaatttattttttgtgGGGGAGGGCTCGCTACAGCGGCTTGCCACTGGAGCCCTCGAGCGTCGCTCGGCCGTTGCACTATAGGCTGAGCCAGGCGCGCCCCAACCAATGCAATTTGAGCTTTAAGTATGTTTTTAGACGCGGCAAAATGTAAGGTtgcatatgtatatatatatgagtCAGTAAATTTGGTCGTAAATTATGAAGCTAGTATCGCCCACAAATTAGTCATCAAACATCATGCCGGTAAGTAGTAGCAGTGAACGTCGTGACGCCCAAAATAGCATGTTCCTGTGTTGCCCGGAGAGACCCGCCTGTTCAGGTCCAGGCACACGACGGCGCAGTCGTCCACCATGGACGTCGGGTACTTGCGCCGACCGATCAGCTGCCTCGCCGCCTAGGACGGGTCGGGCGCCGATGACACGAGCTTCACCACCTCCTTGTTCGACAGCACGTCCCAAACCAAACCTGCAACAGGTAAAGAGAACCATAACATCTGAGAGCTTTCCTCTACTGTGTAAACAAACCATTATCAGCTAAAACTCTATTGAACCGTCTTAGATAGGTACTGCTGGAAAAGTGTCATACCAATCAAAAATCATTGATAGTTATAATGTGTGAGGGTCGGACGTGCCACGGGCGATAGAAGCAGCAAGCTAAGTTGTCACAAGCTTTTCACCGAACACCTTGTATACATGAACTAAACATAATCAAGTTTCACCTTGTATGCATGAACTAAACAGAATCAAGTTTCAGACCAGACAACCACAAGATGTCCAGCACTACAACAACGCTATATGCACAACAATCAGGTCACTACACCATCAATCCCATCATCAGATCACCAACATATCAAAATAACACATATATATGCCCCTCATGCCAACATGACCATACAACAGCAACGATATGGCTCCAATAGCAAGCAAGATGATGAACAATCAGCACATATGACAAATAAAATATCCAAGCAAGTGAAGACACATAGATTTACGTGAGAAACTCCTTGCGGAGAGAAAACTCACGGGCGACAATGAACAAAACCCCACTATGAAGATGAAGAGTACAAGAGGTGGGAGCCAATAGGTGTGGGGAGACTCCAGATCCCCAAATCACTCTCTCAAATATTTGGATTTGGTGCCTCTCAAACTCCACTCTCCTTTCTCTAAGCCTAGCTCTCTCTTCTCTGGTTTTCCCAAATGAGCTAGTCGTTCTGGACAAGCTTCCCACGGAAAACAGAGCAGCATACGGGTTGCACTTATTAGGGCTAGTTTGACCTTTTTGCAGAATAACTCATGCTAACCCCAAGGTTGTTGGACACAACCGACCCTCGTGTGAAATTGGAGCTCCTCACCCCAAGGGTTGGCTGGAGTTGCCGACCACATAATGGATGTAGGTAAATATAAATTCAGTTAGAGTGATAAAAATGCTTAGTTAAGGACATTTTCAACATGACTAAACTAAAGGGAATGTAATTCACAACCACCCTCAACATTCTTCTATCTGCCATGTTTTAGTGACTGCGCATGAGATGTCTACTTTAAAATATTTAGCCGAACAGATTTACTGTCATGTAACCCCCTTTTTGTATACAATTCTCTTGAGAACTATTTGTTGATAAATTAATTTTAAGCTATTGGTTTTGCATATCCTTGACATGACTGCAATTTTCTTAGCAGTTACATGCTTCCTTACATACTAAGTTCTCGGTAATTTTGGTGCGATTTTCTTTGCTAATGTACAATGTTTTCTTGTTTGTCGATGACTCGATGGACTAGTTGTAATTTGGGGGCCTTGCCATTAAAACTTTGTAGACTACTCTCGATGAAATAAACTCTAAACATAGCACAAGATTTACCAAAGTCAATCATTTTTATAGCCTTTTGAGGCAGAATAAATCTCTTTCGCCAATAAATCAATTGTTTGTTATGATGATAGTTTCTATATTTCCTTAAAAATAAGGAATGTAAGGTCATGGGAATAAGGAAGATTGGGCTACAAAGGCTAAGGCATGGGTTGCTGCTAAATCTGTTACGGGAAACCAACATATTCAATAGCATGCCATATCTACAAGTAGAATTGGAGGTCATCATAATTGTTACCATTATCAGTATCAACAACTAGCTAGTCTGCCCACATAAGTTATAGAAGCTTTGCACCCACCAGTACCTCAATCAAGTATTCATCATATGCCATTTCTAATGACATGTCAACAGAGCGAAACAAACCATTTATTATATGAAGTATCTTATTGCCTTTGGTCTATATATTTTACGTACGGATGTGCAAGTTTTAGAATGGAGCTGAAGATTATATTGCAGATAAGAGGTCCAATGGTGTCTCCAGAAAAAAATTGGTTCGTTTTCGTCCACCTGTGAGCAGGAGATCACCTACAACAGAATTGACAATAAAAATGGAAAACAGTGTACCTCAATTGGGTTTAGAGGAATAAGATCATCCTCCGGTGCCATGGATGTCCTcctaagcaagcgacgcttccccAGCGGTGCCGACTCAGGTCCGTTGGAGTGGGGGGGGGAGGATATTGGAGGTTATTCTTGCTGCCTTGGCCCCCATCCCATCGAGGCGGCGTCCACCCCGGTCTCTCGCGTCCTCGTGGCCATGACCTCCTCCATTCAAAAACCCTGAGCACACGAGGGTGAAACGAAGAGAGCCACAACCACAAGAAAGGTCGAGGAGCTCTACCGACGCGGACGTCGAGAGCGAGGGGAGGGCGAAGATAGAAAATAGAAAACAATCACCCTAAAGGATGGTAAGTTACGTGGGATCTAGTTGTGAACTTGTGATTTGGCTATTCCACTAGTGTGGTGTCGAGGTGCAGAAGACATGCCAAAAGGATCAATTGACCTTGTACTAGTGAGTTGAATGTATAGTTTTCATGTGTTCAATAAATCCTATGTGATCTTGACTACTAATGAGACCACAatgtttttttctttattttctgtGTGTGTGGGTGTAAGTTGGGTCTTCCAGGGCTCGCGACATAGGGAGATCTGTGCATATTCATCAACCATAGTTTTTTAGTTTGTGTACAGGAACAACACACGAAATTCTCGAGGAAACTCTTAGGCAACCAGATGCTCTCACTTAATATCTGGAGCACCTTGCCATTTTTGTCTGACCGCTCTTTGGATTTTGGATCGGTTGCGGATTCCAGCATAAGTGTAGGCCCTTTTGTTTGTTGCATTTGGTATAATAAGAAGGGTTTTTTACATCTGTATCTTTAGTTTTGGCACAGGCCTCATTGCTACCCTTAGTTTTCGGACGACCTCAACCATACACATGCCTCTCTCCTTTCCTCATTCATGCCCTCCCACGCCGTTTCCGTCACTTGCCGTCGACTGACGTGTGGACCCAAATTTGTCTCAGTCGTTTTCCTCTCTATCCGGGCGATTCCCCGAACCCCGATTCCCCattcctctcctccctccccgaaTCCGAGCTCGGCGCGGCGCTCCTGCGCGCGCGGACGCGGCCTGCGGACGCGGCGGCCTGCGCAACGCACGGAAGCGGCTCGGCGCGTTGGCCTGCGCGCGCGGAAGCTACTCGGCTCGGCTGCCTGCGGGTCCTCTCCCTCGTCCGTGCCTCTGCTGCTCCTTCGTGCCTCCGAGCCCGCCGATTCCCCATTCACCTCCTCCAACCCAGGACCCGACGCGACGGCCTGCGAATCCCCGAATCCGAGCTCGCGCGGCGGCCTACGGCGGCCCattcctctcctccctccccgaaTCCGAGCTCGGCGCGGCGGACTGCGCAGCGCGCGGACGCGGCTCAGCGGGCGGCCTACGCGCGCGGTCGCAGCTGGGCGGGCGGTCTGCGCAGCGCGCGGACGTGGCTCGGCAGACGGCCTGCGCAGCGCGCGGACGC
It contains:
- the LOC103644683 gene encoding glycine-rich cell wall structural protein 2, which translates into the protein MTPRAPQLRHHPPHLLLAEAVASWHPFHKKPCRSDRSTAPPSSARLPDAETPTPAPSGGASGGSFRWFGLRKRRRRGAGSRSVSGRSSDRRRSGTCSDFHFTCGADGGGGGGGATDSSGEMWASDVGEVRMRDVSMATEFGPAPVSGVGVGGGGVGAAAEAAATDSGYGSEPGYRGDVELGYRDEMDEEDEDGRQQLFWDEVIGGDKRL